Proteins from one Mucilaginibacter jinjuensis genomic window:
- a CDS encoding transposase yields MEEDRYKNKYRTSSFRKPNWDYGSHGLYFVTICTHERIHYFGEINETCTETQGIVSLRETPIAEIARQNWLSIPQYHPYIELDEFVLMPNHLHGIVFINRPDKVNWEINKFGSQSQNLASIIRGYKSSVKKYATMNSIDFKWQSKYHDRVIRDEKEYQNITYYIAENPTRWKSDPDNILFSP; encoded by the coding sequence ATGGAAGAAGATAGATATAAAAACAAATATCGTACATCATCATTTCGAAAGCCAAATTGGGATTATGGTTCGCATGGATTGTATTTTGTTACGATTTGTACGCATGAACGAATTCATTATTTCGGAGAGATAAATGAGACCTGTACAGAGACACAAGGTATTGTGTCTCTACGGGAAACACCAATTGCAGAAATAGCTCGTCAGAATTGGTTATCTATTCCTCAATATCATCCTTACATTGAATTAGATGAGTTTGTATTAATGCCAAATCATTTACACGGGATAGTATTTATTAATAGACCGGATAAGGTAAATTGGGAGATAAACAAATTCGGTTCTCAAAGTCAGAATTTGGCGTCAATAATTAGAGGTTACAAATCCTCTGTTAAGAAATATGCTACAATGAACAGCATAGATTTTAAATGGCAGTCAAAGTACCACGATCGGGTAATAAGAGATGAAAAGGAATATCAGAATATAACATATTATATAGCAGAAAATCCCACTCGTTGGAAATCAGATCCTGATAATATTTTATTTTCTCCGTAG
- a CDS encoding ABC transporter ATP-binding protein — translation MVIQTEGLSFNFGIQQVVKSLSLHVPEGSIYGFLGPNGAGKTTTIKLLLNLLKTQEGSISIFGEDLQHNRIKILSQIGSLIEQPAIYAHLSGKENLQNRASLLQLSRKRVDEMLNLVQLEEAADKKAGNYSLGMKQRLGIALALLPDPRLLILDEPTNGLDPNGIIEIRELLIKLVSEHKKTVFVSSHMLSEVEKMATHVGIINHGELLFQGDVKDLESISQPMIQVEVANTDVAAQFLSQNGIIVADIKKDILLVPYTSQAAMAATNRLLVEGGHTVYSIRKVHKDLEQLFLSITQKAQV, via the coding sequence ATGGTAATACAAACCGAAGGGCTGTCATTTAACTTTGGCATCCAGCAGGTAGTAAAGTCATTATCACTTCATGTACCCGAAGGCAGCATTTATGGTTTTTTAGGACCAAATGGCGCCGGAAAGACAACCACAATAAAATTGCTGCTTAACCTGTTAAAAACACAGGAAGGCAGCATTTCTATTTTTGGGGAAGACCTGCAACACAACCGCATCAAAATTTTATCGCAAATAGGTTCGCTGATAGAGCAACCTGCCATATATGCCCACCTAAGCGGCAAAGAAAACTTACAAAACCGAGCATCATTATTACAACTATCCCGCAAACGGGTTGATGAAATGCTGAACCTTGTGCAGTTGGAAGAAGCTGCCGATAAAAAGGCCGGCAATTATTCTTTAGGTATGAAACAGCGATTGGGAATTGCATTAGCACTACTGCCCGATCCACGTTTGTTAATTCTGGATGAGCCTACGAATGGATTAGATCCTAACGGGATTATTGAAATACGCGAACTGCTGATTAAGCTGGTAAGCGAGCACAAAAAAACGGTGTTTGTATCGAGTCACATGCTATCTGAGGTAGAGAAGATGGCTACCCATGTAGGCATCATTAATCATGGCGAATTGTTGTTTCAGGGCGATGTGAAAGACCTGGAAAGCATTAGCCAGCCTATGATACAGGTTGAAGTTGCCAATACCGATGTAGCTGCACAGTTCCTTTCTCAAAACGGAATTATTGTTGCTGATATTAAAAAGGATATTTTATTGGTCCCCTACACATCGCAAGCAGCCATGGCCGCAACCAACCGCTTACTGGTTGAGGGCGGGCACACCGTTTACAGTATCCGCAAAGTGCATAAAGACCTCGAACAACTTTTCTTATCCATTACCCAAAAAGCCCAGGTATGA
- a CDS encoding ABC transporter permease, whose translation MKGFILSFRSEYYKSRKTLGFWCAILLPLLICSLILWGSYVHMRPAQPMILWLQFAGSILNVMGSLLLPMYIIFIAYSVNSLEHRADTWKTLFSLPISKWSVYSAKYFYSMFLVFICLLLFSVLTFGYGNLLGFLKPELKFNDYAISNLLFQVYLKLFLSSLGILSIQFLLSLLWSDFLKPMGVGFVCTIAGVIAAASHYKYAYLFPYSHPMLAITGISPKQGQAMQFDANLWNKEIFVSLIIAVVVFIAGYFIVEKRSVK comes from the coding sequence ATGAAAGGATTTATATTATCATTTCGCTCCGAATATTATAAGAGCCGCAAAACGTTGGGTTTCTGGTGTGCTATTTTGTTGCCGCTGCTTATTTGTTCGCTCATACTATGGGGTTCGTATGTACACATGCGCCCAGCCCAACCCATGATATTATGGCTCCAGTTTGCCGGCTCTATACTCAATGTAATGGGGAGTTTACTGCTACCCATGTATATCATTTTTATAGCCTATTCTGTAAACAGCCTTGAACACAGGGCCGACACCTGGAAAACATTGTTCAGCCTGCCTATATCTAAATGGTCAGTATACTCAGCCAAATACTTTTACAGTATGTTCCTGGTTTTTATTTGCCTGCTATTATTTTCTGTTTTAACCTTTGGCTATGGCAACTTATTAGGCTTCCTGAAACCCGAATTAAAGTTCAATGATTATGCAATAAGCAATCTGCTATTCCAGGTTTACCTTAAATTGTTTTTATCGTCGCTGGGTATCCTATCTATCCAATTTTTGCTCAGTCTGCTTTGGAGCGACTTTTTAAAGCCGATGGGTGTCGGCTTTGTATGCACCATAGCAGGTGTAATAGCCGCCGCCTCTCATTATAAATATGCTTACCTGTTTCCCTATTCACATCCCATGCTGGCCATAACCGGCATATCGCCCAAACAAGGACAAGCCATGCAATTTGATGCTAATCTGTGGAATAAGGAAATTTTTGTAAGCCTTATTATAGCCGTAGTAGTGTTTATCGCCGGGTATTTTATTGTGGAAAAAAGAAGCGTGAAGTAA
- a CDS encoding lysophospholipid acyltransferase family protein: MKRLFGIILTPIHYILFGLILLVFQPIQWVCYCVFGYRAHKYSVDVLNFFLTSSYLALGNIISFTNKQALPLDRPKIFVANHQSMYDIPPLIWRLSKYHAKFISKIELTKNIPSISYNLKVGGGANIDRKDQRQSITELMKLGARMKENNWSTVIFPEGTRSPNGNVKFFRAAGIATILKKCPDALIVPIAIENSWKMVRYGAYPLSTFEHLKFTVLEPIEPKSGTIEEVVLKAENEIRAFLGQPPAVDTRDKKQETRQE, from the coding sequence ATGAAAAGACTTTTCGGAATTATTTTAACGCCAATACATTATATATTATTTGGCCTTATACTTCTCGTTTTCCAACCTATTCAATGGGTTTGTTACTGCGTTTTTGGATACCGTGCGCATAAATACTCGGTTGATGTTTTAAATTTTTTCCTTACCAGCAGCTACCTCGCGTTGGGTAACATTATAAGCTTTACCAATAAGCAAGCGTTGCCACTTGATAGACCAAAGATTTTCGTAGCCAACCATCAGAGCATGTACGATATACCGCCACTTATCTGGCGTTTGAGTAAATATCATGCTAAATTTATTTCTAAGATTGAGCTTACTAAAAATATCCCATCCATCTCCTACAACCTTAAAGTAGGTGGTGGTGCTAATATCGACCGTAAAGATCAGCGCCAGTCGATTACTGAGTTAATGAAACTGGGTGCGAGAATGAAGGAAAACAATTGGTCGACTGTTATATTTCCCGAAGGTACACGCTCGCCAAATGGTAATGTTAAATTTTTCCGTGCAGCGGGTATTGCTACCATTTTGAAGAAATGCCCGGATGCGTTGATCGTGCCTATCGCCATAGAAAATTCATGGAAAATGGTGCGTTACGGCGCATACCCATTAAGTACTTTCGAACACCTCAAATTTACCGTACTAGAACCTATTGAGCCTAAAAGCGGCACAATCGAAGAAGTAGTTTTAAAAGCCGAAAACGAGATCAGGGCGTTTTTAGGACAGCCACCTGCGGTAGATACAAGAGATAAGAAGCAAGAGACAAGACAGGAATAG
- a CDS encoding LytR/AlgR family response regulator transcription factor: MIRCLVVDDEPLALHILEDYISKVPFLQLIKATTNPIEALTLVQDGGIDLVFLDVQMPELTGLQFLKISNGKAKVILTTAYPQYALEGYELDVVDYLLKPIAFDRFFKSAQKAQGVILPAAKPAVKEEPQPAQYDDFMSDFIFVKTEHKIQKVYLHDIMFIEGLKDYISIFTPEERIITLQNMKKMEDALPEKHFVRVHKSYIVALNKIDSIERSRISIGEKVIPIGDTYRDLFFDKIEDRNI; the protein is encoded by the coding sequence ATGATCAGATGCCTGGTAGTTGATGATGAGCCTTTAGCCCTGCATATACTGGAAGATTATATTTCCAAAGTACCGTTTTTGCAACTGATTAAGGCCACCACAAACCCCATAGAAGCTTTAACTTTAGTACAGGACGGAGGTATTGACCTCGTGTTTTTAGACGTGCAAATGCCCGAACTAACCGGCCTGCAATTTCTGAAGATTTCTAACGGCAAAGCCAAAGTAATATTAACCACAGCCTATCCGCAATATGCTCTCGAGGGTTATGAACTGGATGTGGTTGATTACCTGCTGAAACCAATTGCTTTCGATCGATTCTTTAAATCGGCACAAAAAGCCCAGGGGGTTATTTTACCTGCTGCTAAACCTGCTGTAAAAGAAGAGCCGCAACCAGCCCAGTACGATGATTTTATGAGCGATTTTATCTTCGTGAAAACAGAGCATAAAATACAGAAAGTGTACCTGCACGATATTATGTTTATTGAAGGCCTGAAAGATTATATCTCCATTTTCACCCCCGAAGAGCGGATCATCACCCTGCAAAACATGAAAAAGATGGAAGATGCCCTGCCCGAAAAGCATTTTGTGCGCGTGCATAAATCATACATTGTAGCACTGAACAAGATTGACAGTATTGAGCGCAGCCGCATCAGCATAGGCGAAAAAGTGATCCCGATTGGTGATACCTACCGCGATTTGTTTTTTGATAAGATAGAGGATAGGAACATATAG
- a CDS encoding ATP-dependent helicase produces MNQTLADRYNAKFQEIISGLNEEQLAAVNKIDGPVMVVAGPGTGKTQILAARIGKILLDTDARPDEILCLTYTDAGAVAMRKRLFEFIGPDAYRIGIYTFHAFCNEVIQENLDYFGKLTLEPLTDLESAMLFRELVDEFPNDHLLKRFTGDIYYEAPRLKRLFSTMKNENWDSAMIEKAVNEYLADLPNREEFIYKKANAARGIQKGDLKQKDIDAAHEVMKKLLAAVAEYKNFEAKMKLQNRYDYDDMIIWVLRAFRENEDLLRRYQERYQYILVDEFQDTSGSQNELLKHLLSYWGTPNVFVVGDDDQSVYRFQGANMKNILDFANDYSNVLHTVVLKNNYRSNQAILDISKVLIDNNQERLTRQLRLNKNLIASHPRFDKIAAEPEIREYDNIDHELVDVGNQIEKLIKQGVEAGEIAVIYRNHNQAEELIHYLDMQKIAVNTKRKIDILTLPFGEKIINILRYLAAEFDSPYSGDDLLFEIMHYDFFNIKPVDVARASIEVSKVNYSTWEKGEKTSIRRYISEVAVARQPGLFDTIQETEMKQLVNDIEDLLKASASLSLQQFFQQVITKLGILAYIMKQPDKGWHMEVLTNLFNFIKDEHRKNADTKLKNIISTIDLMKRNGIRLDLNQVIYSENGINFLTAHGSKGLEFEYVFLIGCNKKVWDTKGRNMGYSYPDTLIQAATDDAAQREESRRLFYVAVTRAKQHLFISYPAEDRKGKPLEASQFVGEILAETHLTVQRPQVSADALLTYMATQFNEDDKPVLDLIDSTYINVLLQNYTLSVSHLNSYLDCPLKFYFQNLIRVPSGLSAAAAFGSAVHYALNRVFRKLKDNNDQFGPVDDFLREFRWFMYRNSDLFSQDEFKLRLSYGEKILPPYYESHVPVWNKVAVTERSIKNLAIEGVPVKGNLDKIEFNGNQVTVVDYKTGKVKYAKEKLARPDPDNPNGGDYWRQAVFYKLLVDNDRTNDWYAVSAVFDFIEPVNEGEYYQEKFVINPNDLILVSNQIKDVYQKIMNHEFSTGCGKADCDWCRFVRTNFKQPGKILEVSEE; encoded by the coding sequence AACACTGGCAGATAGATATAACGCTAAGTTTCAGGAGATCATCTCGGGACTAAATGAAGAACAGCTGGCGGCCGTTAACAAAATAGATGGCCCGGTGATGGTGGTGGCTGGCCCGGGTACAGGTAAAACGCAGATTTTGGCGGCACGTATCGGTAAAATTTTATTGGATACCGATGCCCGCCCCGATGAGATTCTGTGTTTAACTTATACTGATGCCGGTGCGGTTGCTATGCGCAAAAGGCTTTTCGAATTTATTGGCCCCGATGCATATCGTATTGGCATTTATACATTTCACGCTTTTTGTAATGAGGTAATTCAGGAGAACCTGGATTATTTCGGCAAGTTGACTTTAGAGCCTTTAACCGATCTGGAATCGGCCATGTTGTTCCGTGAGTTGGTAGATGAATTCCCGAATGATCATTTACTCAAACGCTTTACCGGTGATATCTACTACGAAGCTCCCCGTTTGAAAAGGCTGTTCTCGACCATGAAAAATGAGAACTGGGATTCGGCGATGATCGAAAAGGCGGTCAACGAATACCTGGCAGATCTGCCCAATCGTGAAGAATTCATCTACAAAAAAGCCAACGCTGCCCGTGGTATTCAAAAAGGTGATCTTAAACAAAAAGATATTGATGCGGCACATGAGGTAATGAAAAAGCTGCTGGCAGCCGTAGCAGAGTACAAGAACTTCGAGGCCAAAATGAAGTTGCAGAACCGTTATGATTATGACGATATGATCATTTGGGTACTTCGTGCTTTCCGCGAAAATGAAGACCTGTTACGCCGTTACCAGGAGCGGTATCAATATATACTGGTTGATGAGTTTCAGGACACCAGCGGTTCGCAAAACGAATTACTGAAACACCTGCTCAGCTATTGGGGTACACCCAACGTATTTGTGGTGGGCGATGACGATCAGTCGGTTTACCGTTTCCAGGGTGCCAACATGAAGAATATATTGGATTTTGCTAATGATTATTCGAACGTGCTGCACACCGTTGTGCTTAAAAATAACTATCGCTCTAATCAGGCTATTCTGGATATCTCGAAAGTATTGATCGATAATAACCAGGAAAGGTTAACCCGTCAATTGAGGCTGAATAAAAACCTGATTGCATCACATCCCCGTTTCGATAAAATTGCTGCAGAACCCGAGATCCGCGAGTATGATAATATAGATCATGAACTGGTTGATGTAGGTAACCAGATCGAAAAACTGATAAAACAAGGCGTAGAAGCAGGCGAAATAGCCGTGATCTACCGTAACCATAATCAGGCCGAGGAACTGATCCATTATCTGGATATGCAGAAGATTGCCGTTAACACCAAACGGAAAATAGACATCCTGACCCTACCTTTCGGCGAAAAGATCATCAATATATTACGTTACCTCGCGGCCGAGTTCGATTCGCCTTATAGTGGTGATGACCTGCTGTTCGAGATTATGCACTATGATTTCTTCAACATTAAACCTGTTGATGTAGCGCGTGCCAGTATCGAGGTATCGAAAGTGAATTATAGTACCTGGGAGAAAGGGGAGAAAACTTCTATCCGCCGGTATATCAGTGAAGTGGCCGTAGCACGCCAGCCCGGATTGTTTGATACCATCCAGGAAACAGAAATGAAGCAACTGGTGAATGATATTGAAGATTTGCTGAAAGCTTCGGCAAGTTTAAGTTTGCAGCAGTTCTTTCAGCAGGTAATTACCAAACTGGGTATCCTGGCTTATATTATGAAGCAGCCCGATAAAGGCTGGCACATGGAGGTGCTTACCAATCTGTTTAACTTTATTAAAGATGAGCACCGGAAAAATGCAGATACCAAATTAAAAAACATCATCTCCACCATCGACCTGATGAAGCGTAATGGTATCAGGTTAGATCTGAATCAGGTAATTTACTCTGAAAACGGTATTAATTTCCTGACTGCTCACGGTTCAAAAGGACTGGAGTTTGAGTACGTTTTCCTCATCGGCTGTAATAAAAAAGTTTGGGATACCAAAGGCCGAAATATGGGCTACAGTTACCCTGATACGCTAATACAGGCAGCAACTGATGATGCAGCACAGCGCGAAGAATCGCGCCGGTTATTTTATGTGGCCGTTACTCGTGCTAAGCAACACTTGTTTATCTCGTACCCGGCTGAGGATAGAAAGGGTAAACCATTGGAGGCTTCGCAGTTTGTGGGCGAGATATTGGCCGAAACACATCTGACCGTTCAGCGGCCACAGGTTAGTGCCGATGCGCTGCTTACTTATATGGCCACCCAGTTTAACGAAGACGATAAGCCAGTGTTAGATCTTATCGACAGTACATATATCAATGTGTTGTTGCAAAACTATACGCTTTCGGTATCACACCTTAATAGTTATCTGGACTGCCCGCTGAAGTTTTATTTTCAGAATTTGATTAGAGTACCGTCTGGGCTTAGTGCAGCCGCAGCCTTTGGTTCGGCAGTGCATTATGCGCTTAACAGGGTGTTTAGAAAATTGAAAGATAATAACGACCAATTTGGCCCGGTTGATGATTTTCTGCGCGAGTTCCGCTGGTTTATGTACCGTAACAGCGACTTGTTTTCGCAGGATGAATTTAAACTGCGACTGAGCTATGGCGAAAAGATCTTACCGCCGTATTACGAGTCGCATGTACCGGTTTGGAACAAAGTTGCCGTTACCGAGCGCAGCATTAAAAACCTGGCGATTGAAGGTGTGCCGGTAAAAGGTAACCTCGATAAAATTGAATTTAACGGCAACCAGGTTACCGTGGTAGATTATAAAACCGGCAAAGTAAAATATGCCAAAGAAAAGTTGGCCCGCCCCGATCCTGACAATCCCAACGGTGGCGATTACTGGCGCCAGGCGGTATTCTACAAACTACTGGTAGATAACGACCGTACCAACGATTGGTATGCTGTAAGCGCCGTATTCGACTTTATAGAACCTGTTAACGAAGGCGAATACTACCAGGAAAAATTTGTAATTAACCCTAACGACCTGATACTGGTAAGCAACCAGATTAAAGATGTATACCAAAAAATCATGAACCACGAGTTCAGTACAGGCTGCGGCAAAGCAGATTGCGATTGGTGCAGGTTTGTGCGTACCAACTTTAAACAGCCGGGCAAGATATTGGAAGTGAGTGAGGAATAG
- a CDS encoding M28 family metallopeptidase, which yields MKCKFLLPLLFALPAAAQTTTIRQDAKIEQMVDEVSSKNIEAIVRKLVSFKTRHTLSDTLSKTEGIGAARNWIKSEMEQYAKASNGRMHVEFDTFTQPAGGRIDKPTVLKNVLAVLKGTDPNDKRIYIVSGHYDSRVNDIMDAKSVAPGAVDDASGTAVSMEIARVMAKQSFPATIIFMAVAGEEQGLNGSTNVAKRAKAENWAVDAMLNNDIVGNTHGMETNLKDNRSVRVFSEGVPSTVTGNEKALAALIGNGGENDSPSRELARYIKEVAERYVSQLDVKLIYRRDRFLRGGDHTPFLQQGFTAVRFTEMNEDFTRQHQNVRVENGVDYGDKPDFADYDYIQKVARMNLSVLANLALAPAEPQNVGITTSGLTNKSTLKWEAPAEGKKPAGYYVLMRETISPYWEKKFYVTDTTATLDYSKDNYFFAVQAVDADGHESQMVYPKPVK from the coding sequence ATGAAGTGTAAATTTTTACTCCCTTTACTTTTTGCTTTACCTGCTGCTGCGCAGACCACTACCATCAGGCAGGATGCCAAAATTGAGCAAATGGTTGATGAGGTATCATCAAAAAATATAGAGGCCATTGTACGAAAGCTGGTAAGTTTTAAAACCCGCCATACGCTAAGTGATACCTTGAGTAAAACCGAAGGCATAGGCGCTGCCCGTAACTGGATTAAGAGCGAAATGGAACAATATGCTAAGGCATCTAACGGTCGCATGCATGTCGAGTTTGATACTTTTACCCAGCCTGCCGGTGGTCGGATTGATAAACCTACTGTGCTTAAAAACGTGCTGGCTGTTTTGAAAGGTACTGATCCCAACGATAAACGGATCTATATTGTGTCTGGTCATTACGATTCTCGCGTTAATGATATTATGGATGCTAAATCTGTTGCCCCAGGTGCGGTTGATGATGCTTCGGGCACGGCTGTTTCTATGGAAATTGCCAGGGTAATGGCTAAACAATCATTCCCTGCTACCATTATTTTTATGGCTGTTGCGGGTGAAGAACAGGGGTTAAACGGATCTACCAACGTAGCCAAACGTGCCAAGGCCGAAAACTGGGCTGTTGATGCCATGCTGAATAATGATATTGTGGGCAATACCCATGGTATGGAAACCAACCTGAAAGATAACCGCAGCGTACGCGTATTTAGCGAAGGTGTACCATCGACCGTAACAGGCAATGAGAAAGCTTTAGCTGCGCTGATTGGTAATGGAGGTGAAAACGATAGTCCGTCGCGCGAGCTTGCCCGCTATATTAAAGAAGTGGCCGAGCGTTATGTATCGCAATTGGATGTAAAGTTAATTTATCGCCGTGATCGATTTTTGCGAGGTGGAGATCATACACCTTTCTTACAACAGGGTTTTACTGCAGTACGTTTTACCGAGATGAATGAGGATTTTACCCGCCAACACCAAAATGTACGTGTAGAAAATGGGGTTGATTATGGTGATAAACCTGATTTTGCCGATTACGACTACATTCAAAAAGTAGCCCGCATGAATTTATCGGTATTGGCTAATCTTGCCCTTGCACCTGCCGAGCCGCAAAATGTAGGTATCACCACCAGCGGCCTAACCAATAAAAGCACCCTGAAATGGGAAGCTCCGGCCGAAGGTAAAAAGCCTGCCGGTTACTATGTTTTGATGCGCGAAACCATCAGTCCGTATTGGGAAAAGAAATTTTATGTAACTGATACTACCGCTACATTGGATTATTCAAAGGATAATTACTTCTTCGCCGTACAGGCCGTTGATGCCGACGGGCACGAGAGCCAGATGGTGTATCCTAAACCAGTGAAATAA
- a CDS encoding sensor histidine kinase translates to MSWPQVLIYFLGFGIINIGLFYLNFLVYIPKFLDKKKFKTYALILIPTVVALGVGKYGVALLFKPYILVEKGHVITFGVYFLSTLISSLIFIFLSTVLKFTTDWFLNERVQRDLENQRLTAELSFLKSQINPHFLFNSLNTIYSLAYQQSETTPEAVLKLSEIMRYMLYECNDNKVDLDKELKYLQNYIDLQKIRFGDKAFIDYSVIGEVDHQRIVPLILISFVENAFKHGVANDPGHPIVLALTVTETKLNFYVHNKKHQHNRDAAGGIGLNNVQRRLNLLYPGKYNLTIHNEEDTYSCELSLVL, encoded by the coding sequence ATGAGCTGGCCACAGGTGCTCATCTATTTCCTTGGGTTCGGCATTATTAATATTGGTTTGTTCTACCTCAATTTCCTGGTTTACATCCCTAAGTTTCTGGATAAGAAGAAGTTTAAAACTTATGCTTTAATTCTTATACCTACGGTTGTTGCTTTGGGTGTTGGTAAATATGGCGTTGCTTTATTGTTTAAACCTTATATACTGGTTGAAAAAGGGCATGTAATTACCTTTGGGGTTTATTTCTTAAGCACTTTAATTTCCAGTCTGATCTTTATTTTTCTGAGCACGGTTTTAAAATTTACGACTGACTGGTTCCTGAACGAACGTGTACAGCGCGATCTGGAAAACCAGCGCTTAACTGCCGAACTATCCTTTTTGAAATCGCAGATCAATCCGCATTTTCTATTCAATTCGCTCAATACTATTTATTCGCTGGCCTATCAGCAATCTGAAACTACGCCTGAGGCTGTTTTAAAACTGTCGGAGATTATGCGTTATATGCTTTATGAGTGTAACGATAATAAGGTTGACCTGGATAAAGAGTTAAAATACCTGCAAAACTATATCGATCTGCAGAAGATCCGTTTTGGTGATAAGGCTTTTATAGATTATAGTGTTATTGGCGAAGTTGACCATCAGCGCATTGTTCCGTTGATTTTAATCTCCTTTGTAGAGAATGCTTTTAAGCATGGTGTGGCTAACGACCCCGGGCACCCGATTGTATTGGCGCTTACGGTTACCGAAACCAAGCTTAACTTTTATGTACATAATAAAAAACACCAGCACAACCGCGATGCTGCCGGTGGCATAGGCCTTAACAACGTACAACGCCGCCTTAATTTATTGTATCCGGGTAAATATAACCTCACTATACATAACGAGGAGGATACTTATTCTTGTGAATTATCATTAGTTTTATAG
- a CDS encoding NAD-dependent epimerase/dehydratase family protein, translating to MKILVTGSAGKLGSVTVEHLRKHNYEVTGADIITSTTTNLILDIKDKQAVLEATQGYDAIIHTAAIHGKHYELGYPRELFIDTNIYGTLNLLNACVTNGIRQFLYISTTSIYGKAMVDENQAVWVTEELQEQPRDIYDITKQTAEQLCKDFFYKEGLQTSVYRVGRFLPEDDNLQANHRLYRGLDERDAAEALRLALSHIFIDFEVFNITSGSPFNEADVTRLKHFPVEVIKQYYPDIEAIYKAKGWILPTSIDRIYRCDKAQQYLGYKPKFTFDYLLGE from the coding sequence ATGAAAATTTTGGTTACAGGCTCTGCAGGGAAATTAGGTTCGGTTACTGTTGAACATTTAAGAAAGCACAATTATGAAGTAACCGGTGCTGATATTATCACTTCGACCACTACCAATCTGATACTTGATATTAAAGATAAGCAAGCCGTCTTAGAAGCAACACAAGGCTACGATGCCATTATCCATACTGCCGCTATACATGGCAAACATTATGAGCTTGGCTACCCACGCGAACTTTTTATTGATACCAACATTTACGGCACACTTAATTTACTAAATGCCTGTGTTACCAACGGCATCCGTCAGTTTTTATACATCAGCACGACCTCTATTTATGGTAAAGCCATGGTTGATGAAAACCAGGCCGTTTGGGTTACCGAAGAATTACAAGAACAACCACGCGACATCTACGATATTACCAAACAAACGGCAGAGCAGCTTTGCAAAGATTTCTTTTATAAGGAAGGTTTGCAGACCTCTGTATACCGTGTCGGCCGCTTTTTGCCCGAGGATGATAACCTGCAAGCCAATCACCGTTTATACCGCGGCCTAGATGAAAGAGATGCAGCCGAAGCTTTAAGATTAGCCTTATCGCACATCTTCATCGATTTTGAAGTTTTTAATATCACCAGCGGCTCGCCATTTAACGAAGCTGACGTTACCCGACTAAAGCATTTTCCGGTAGAAGTAATCAAGCAATATTACCCTGACATTGAAGCAATATATAAAGCAAAAGGCTGGATATTACCCACAAGCATTGACCGGATTTACAGATGTGATAAGGCGCAGCAATATTTAGGTTATAAACCGAAATTTACGTTTGATTACTTGCTTGGAGAGTAA
- a CDS encoding NUDIX domain-containing protein, translated as MHHPTHNPWKVTGEKEVYDNPWISLTEYKVLNPAGNPGIYGKVHFKNRAIGVFPLDDEMNTYLVGQYRFTINQYSWEMPEGGGPLDEAPLEAAKRELLEETGLKAKYWTELQHMHLSNSVSDEFGIIYLARGLEQFEAEPEETEQLIVNKVPFNQVYRMVCNNEITDSLTVAAVLRVQLLILENRLP; from the coding sequence ATGCACCACCCAACCCATAACCCCTGGAAAGTAACCGGCGAAAAGGAAGTTTACGATAACCCATGGATCAGCCTTACAGAATATAAAGTACTTAACCCGGCTGGCAACCCGGGCATATACGGCAAGGTACATTTTAAGAACCGGGCGATTGGTGTGTTTCCGTTGGATGATGAGATGAATACATATTTGGTAGGGCAATACCGCTTTACCATTAACCAATACAGCTGGGAAATGCCCGAAGGCGGAGGCCCTTTGGATGAAGCCCCATTAGAAGCGGCAAAACGTGAACTTTTGGAAGAAACCGGCTTAAAAGCCAAATACTGGACAGAGTTGCAACACATGCACCTATCCAATTCGGTAAGTGATGAGTTTGGTATTATTTACCTGGCCCGCGGCCTCGAACAATTTGAGGCAGAGCCCGAAGAAACCGAACAATTGATTGTGAACAAAGTACCCTTTAACCAGGTGTACCGCATGGTGTGCAACAATGAAATAACCGACTCGCTTACCGTGGCAGCTGTTTTACGTGTGCAACTTTTAATATTAGAAAACCGCCTACCTTAA